From a single Bryobacter aggregatus MPL3 genomic region:
- a CDS encoding DUF1501 domain-containing protein produces MFRFDADKSVEFCDGSRRRDFLHAGSLSMLGLGMTQFTALKAMGAVDQTKSDVNCIFLMLVGAPSQLDTWDMKPNAPSEIRGPFQAIKTNVPGIEISENFPRMAKHADKYSIIRGMNHTAAAVHDTGHQMMQTGRLFQGGVEHPHIGCVLSKLKGPKGDVPAHVLLPRPIGNTGGNMPHGQSAGFLGKTFDPFVLNADPSDPNFRVPDMLPPDYLSAMRVDRRRNWREAVDHAVNRFETSQDARLMDSTFHQAYTLMSSQKAREAFELHREPEAVREKYGLNRFGQSCLLARRMVEAGVRFVTVNMFETVFDEITWDIHGSKPFSPISCYKDLVGPMFDHAYASLLEDLSERGLLKNTMVVACGEFGRTPKINPAGGRDHWPLCWSILMGGGPLKGGTIVGASDEIGAYPKDRPTTPAEVAATIYKGLGVDLSLELPGSQGRPIPLVDRGVEPIHEVLS; encoded by the coding sequence ATGTTCCGATTCGACGCTGACAAATCTGTGGAGTTCTGCGATGGATCGCGACGGAGAGACTTTCTCCATGCCGGATCCCTATCGATGCTTGGACTTGGGATGACGCAGTTCACCGCACTGAAGGCGATGGGCGCAGTTGACCAGACCAAATCCGACGTGAACTGCATCTTTCTGATGTTGGTGGGCGCGCCAAGCCAGCTCGATACCTGGGATATGAAGCCCAACGCGCCGAGCGAGATTCGCGGGCCGTTCCAGGCGATCAAGACGAATGTTCCGGGAATTGAGATCAGCGAGAACTTTCCGCGCATGGCCAAGCATGCGGATAAGTACTCCATCATTCGCGGCATGAACCATACCGCAGCCGCTGTGCACGATACCGGCCATCAGATGATGCAGACGGGCCGGCTTTTTCAAGGCGGCGTCGAGCATCCGCACATCGGGTGTGTGCTGAGCAAGTTGAAGGGCCCCAAGGGCGATGTGCCGGCGCATGTGCTGTTGCCGCGGCCAATCGGGAACACGGGCGGCAATATGCCACATGGACAGAGCGCCGGGTTTCTGGGCAAGACTTTTGATCCCTTTGTGTTGAACGCAGACCCGAGCGACCCAAACTTCCGCGTTCCCGATATGTTGCCTCCGGACTATCTGAGCGCCATGCGCGTCGATCGCCGCCGCAATTGGCGCGAAGCTGTCGACCATGCGGTGAATCGATTTGAGACCTCGCAGGACGCCCGTCTGATGGACAGTACCTTCCACCAGGCCTACACGCTGATGTCGAGCCAGAAGGCGCGCGAAGCGTTTGAGCTGCATCGCGAACCAGAGGCGGTGCGCGAGAAGTATGGGCTGAATCGCTTTGGACAGAGTTGTCTGCTGGCGCGCCGCATGGTGGAGGCCGGAGTTCGCTTTGTCACGGTGAATATGTTCGAGACGGTGTTTGATGAGATCACCTGGGACATTCATGGTTCGAAGCCCTTCTCCCCGATCAGTTGCTACAAAGATCTGGTTGGCCCGATGTTCGATCATGCTTATGCCTCGTTGCTCGAAGACTTGAGCGAGCGTGGCTTGCTGAAAAACACGATGGTGGTGGCTTGCGGCGAGTTTGGCCGGACGCCAAAGATCAATCCGGCTGGTGGCCGCGATCATTGGCCCTTGTGCTGGAGCATTCTGATGGGCGGCGGGCCGTTAAAAGGCGGCACGATCGTGGGCGCCTCGGACGAGATTGGCGCTTATCCCAAGGACCGGCCCACTACTCCGGCGGAAGTGGCCGCAACGATTTACAAAGGGCTTGGCGTGGATCTGTCACTCGAACTCCCCGGTTCGCAAGGCCGTCCGATTCCGCTGGTGGACCGCGGAGTCGAGCCGATCCACGAAGTGCTCAGTTAA
- a CDS encoding tetratricopeptide repeat protein, which produces MTLSDAIAMQEKAWVLVSKCRFAEALTALLRALASFEMLEGGASPDVANLLNDVAELENKLQRYAEALAHARRSMAITDGLGRRFRGEDAVRIRARSRSILGTVYRELGDYRNAEKYLKEALRRNRSHFGEQHPETATSQNNLAVVYKYAGRFTAGLALYRSALQNMRETYGEEALELSSIYHNIGGILHAAGRYEEALEPGYRAWEISIAHLGKEHPQSVADGAAYAGILDGLRRYDESEPIYRHALRVFTTLYGPDHSEVAINLNNLAALLAAQGKNREAEEHYRRSIAIQKKLLGKSHPDVALALNNLGSLLLDEGRQDEAIRLYRRALSIFEKTLRARHPKLLSVRKNLETALRSRAQGDTVAFVLQER; this is translated from the coding sequence ATGACCCTGAGCGACGCGATTGCTATGCAGGAAAAGGCCTGGGTGCTGGTATCGAAATGCCGCTTTGCAGAGGCGCTGACCGCATTGCTGCGGGCACTGGCTAGCTTTGAGATGTTGGAAGGCGGGGCCTCCCCCGACGTCGCGAATCTGCTGAACGACGTCGCGGAGCTAGAGAACAAGCTGCAACGCTATGCGGAAGCGCTTGCCCACGCAAGACGGAGCATGGCGATTACAGATGGACTTGGGCGACGCTTTCGGGGAGAAGACGCGGTGCGGATTCGCGCCCGCTCGCGCAGCATTCTAGGAACGGTCTATCGCGAGCTGGGGGATTACAGGAATGCGGAGAAGTATCTGAAGGAGGCGCTGCGGCGGAATCGCAGTCACTTTGGCGAGCAGCATCCGGAAACGGCCACCTCGCAGAATAACTTAGCCGTTGTTTACAAATATGCCGGGCGCTTTACCGCCGGGCTCGCTTTATATCGCAGCGCGTTGCAAAACATGCGGGAGACCTATGGAGAAGAGGCGCTGGAGCTGAGCTCGATCTATCACAACATTGGTGGGATTCTCCATGCCGCCGGCCGCTATGAAGAAGCACTGGAACCAGGGTACAGGGCCTGGGAAATCTCCATCGCCCATCTGGGAAAAGAGCACCCACAGAGCGTTGCCGACGGCGCGGCGTATGCCGGAATTCTCGATGGACTGAGGCGCTACGACGAATCCGAACCCATTTACCGGCATGCCTTACGTGTGTTCACCACACTGTATGGCCCGGACCATTCCGAGGTAGCGATCAACCTGAACAACCTGGCGGCCTTGCTGGCGGCGCAAGGCAAGAATCGGGAGGCAGAGGAGCATTACCGGCGCTCGATTGCGATTCAGAAGAAGCTGCTTGGCAAATCGCATCCGGATGTGGCGCTGGCATTGAATAACTTGGGAAGCTTGTTGCTCGATGAGGGCCGCCAGGATGAGGCGATCCGGCTGTACCGGCGGGCGCTGTCGATTTTTGAGAAGACACTGCGGGCGCGGCATCCGAAACTTTTGTCCGTCAGAAAAAATCTGGAAACAGCGCTCCGCAGCCGCGCACAAGGGGATACCGTAGCGTTCGTTCTCCAAGAACGATAG